The following are encoded together in the Triticum dicoccoides isolate Atlit2015 ecotype Zavitan chromosome 6B, WEW_v2.0, whole genome shotgun sequence genome:
- the LOC119321004 gene encoding receptor-like protein 2, with the protein MHSSSNRKKIRGRKKQQPMCSFTIPLAVPQLFLLLSLASPATSCTEQEKHALLQFLAGTSGDGTLAASWRHETDCCEWEGIICNGDGAVTEISLASKGLEGCISPSLADLTGLLHVNLSHNSFSSGLPLELMSSSSSIALDVNFNRLNRTLQELPSSITTDRPLQVLNVSSNQFSLELPSATWKMMKNLIAFNASKNSFTGHIPSSLCLGSPSLALLDLCHNQLSGDIPNTLGNCSKLKVLKAGNNHLSGILPVEIFHATSLEYLSFPNNGLQGELDGAQMVKLSNLATLDLGENHISGNIPESIGQLRRLEKLHLGNNNMPEELPSTMGNCTNLKTIDLKINNFSGDLGKVNFSTLQNLRSLDLMRNRLGGIVPESIYSCSMLTALRLSGNHFHGEISPRIGNLKHLSFLSLGSNSFTNIMKALHALKSCRNISKNK; encoded by the coding sequence CTTGGCCTCTCCCGCCACCTCATGCACCGAGCAGGAGAAGCATGCACTTCTCCAGTTCCTCGCTGGGACGTCGGGAGATGGCACCCTCGCCGCGTCGTGGCGCCATGAGACTGACTGCTGCGAGTGGGAAGGAATCATTTGCAATGGAGATGGGGCCGTCACTGAGATCTCCCTGGCATCTAAAGGACTTGAAGGGTGCATCTCACCATCTCTCGCCGACCTCACAGGCTTGCTGCATGTCAACCTTTCGCACAACTCCTTCTCCAGTGGCCTTCCGCTGGAGCTCATGTCCTCCAGCAGCAGCATCGCCCTTGACGTTAACTTCAACCGGCTAAATAGAACGCTGCAAGAGCTGCCGTCTTCGATCACCACAGACCGGCCTCTGCAGGTACTCAACGTCTCAAGCAACCAGTTCAGCTTAGAACTTCCATCAGCCACATGGAAGATGATGAAGAACCTAATCGCGTTCAACGCCAGCAAAAACAGCTTCACTGGGCACATACCGTCTTCTCTTTGCCTTGGCTCGCCATCTTTGGCTTTGCTTGACCTCTGTCACAACCAATTAAGTGGCGACATTCCGAACACACTGGGTAATTGCTCCAAGCTCAAAGTGCTCAAGGCTGGCAACAACCACCTAAGTGGGATTCTCCCTGTTGAAATCTTCCACGCTACCTCGCTGGAGTACCTCTCCTTCCCCAACAATGGTTTGCAAGGAGAACTTGATGGAGCACAAATGGTCAAACTCAGTAATCTAGCTACTCTTGACCTTGGAGAGAACCACATCAGTGGCAACATCCCAGAATCGATAGGTCAGCTCAGGAGGCTGGAGAAGCTCCATTTGGGTAACAACAACATGCCTGAGGAGCTGCCATCAACTATGGGCAACTGCACAAATCTCAAAACCATCGATCTGAAGATCAACAACTTCAGTGGAGATCTAGGCAAGGTAAACTTCTCAACCCTGCAGAATCTAAGAAGTTTAGATCTCATGAGGAATCGTCTCGGTGGCATAGTGCCAGAAAGCATTTACTCATGCAGCATGTTGACTGCACTGCGGCTGTCGGGCAACCATTTCCATGGTGAGATATCACCAAGAATAGGCAATCTGAAGCATCTATCCTTCCTATCACTTGGTAGTAACTCCTTTACAAATATCATGAAAGCTTTGCATGCCCTTAAGAGCTGCAGGAACATCAGCAAAAATAAGTAA